Sequence from the Kribbella aluminosa genome:
CTCGGGTCCTGGACCGGGCACTCACCCATGCCACCCAAGACGGACTCGATCCCCACGGCCTCGTGCTCAGCGCATTCGTCGTCGAGCCAGGCGAGGGCATCGTGCGGGTCCGGCGCAAGGCCCACGGCAAGGCCGACTGGATCACCAGCGTCACGAGCGACATCAGCATCGCGCTGACGCCCCGCGGGATCTACGAGTCCGCTGTCGTCGAAGACCCCCCGGACCGGTACGCGGTCGAGCCGACACCTCGCCCCAGCTCGTACGACGCCTCCCATCCTTTGGTCCCCGAGATCCGCGAGCGACTCTTTGAGGTCATCGACCCCGATCTCGGCGTGAACATCGTCGACCTGGGTTTCGTTCGGAACATCGGCGTGGAGAACACGACTGCCGTCATCACCATGACACTTACCTCGGCCGCGTGCC
This genomic interval carries:
- a CDS encoding iron-sulfur cluster assembly protein, with translation MSTLTDINVHQKQVRVPYQDARAALARVAGDDAVSSVAKLRHGPGVTCEPVARVLDRALTHATQDGLDPHGLVLSAFVVEPGEGIVRVRRKAHGKADWITSVTSDISIALTPRGIYESAVVEDPPDRYAVEPTPRPSSYDASHPLVPEIRERLFEVIDPDLGVNIVDLGFVRNIGVENTTAVITMTLTSAACPLAGVMEDQVRTELLGDDGIVDDFRIDWRWAPAWTPADLSADGREQLRAVGFNI